The Streptomyces achromogenes genome window below encodes:
- a CDS encoding fumarylacetoacetate hydrolase family protein, giving the protein MPEYRRILLDGAAVQVTVDGDELVAGDGRRVKTEEAQHLPPVVPSKVIAVHLNHRSRVDEFGIDLPATPTYFHKPTSSLNSHRGAIVRPEGCKWLNYEGEVAIVIGRTARNISPAEAGEFIAGYTVANDYGLHDFRDTDAGSMLRVKGSDTLCPLGPGLVTDWDFRGKRLRTYVNGEVAQDGSTDEMQWDMHYLVADIARTITLHPGDVLLSGTPANSRPVQPGDVVEVEVEGLGRLTNHIVTGPTAVRADVGAQPTESEEVLSTALGGDWEFRGVRPPRR; this is encoded by the coding sequence ATGCCCGAGTACCGCCGCATCCTCCTCGACGGCGCCGCCGTCCAGGTCACCGTCGACGGGGACGAACTCGTCGCCGGCGACGGCCGTCGCGTCAAGACCGAGGAGGCGCAGCACCTGCCGCCGGTCGTGCCGTCGAAGGTGATCGCCGTCCACCTCAACCACCGAAGCCGCGTGGACGAGTTCGGGATCGACCTCCCGGCCACCCCCACGTACTTCCACAAGCCGACCTCCTCCCTCAACTCCCACCGCGGCGCGATCGTCCGCCCGGAGGGCTGCAAATGGCTCAACTACGAGGGCGAGGTCGCCATCGTGATCGGCAGGACCGCGCGCAACATCTCGCCCGCCGAGGCCGGGGAGTTCATCGCGGGCTACACCGTCGCCAACGACTACGGTCTGCACGACTTCCGCGACACCGACGCCGGCTCCATGCTCCGGGTGAAGGGCTCCGACACCCTGTGCCCGCTCGGGCCGGGGCTGGTCACCGACTGGGACTTCCGCGGAAAGCGGCTGCGCACGTACGTCAACGGCGAGGTCGCGCAGGACGGTTCGACCGACGAGATGCAGTGGGACATGCACTATCTCGTCGCCGACATCGCCCGCACCATCACCCTCCACCCCGGCGACGTCCTGCTGTCCGGCACCCCGGCGAACTCGCGGCCCGTCCAGCCGGGAGACGTCGTCGAGGTGGAGGTCGAGGGCCTCGGGCGGCTCACCAACCACATCGTGACCGGCCCGACCGCGGTCCGCGCCGACGTCGGCGCCCAGCCCACCGAGTCCGAGGAGGTGCTGTCCACCGCGCTCGGCGGCGACTGGGAGTTCCGCGGCGTCCGCCCGCCCCGGCGATGA
- a CDS encoding 3,4-dihydroxyphenylacetate 2,3-dioxygenase has translation MGEIVGAGLLAHVPTIVLPEQERRKLNQGKEITLVTGLRQLREDVFARDDYDTVVVLDSHWATTVEFVVTAQRRRAGLFTSEELPRGMCRMPYDFPGDPELAENIEKFADQHGTWITAIEDDYLPVYYATINLWKFLGEGLPDKRWVTIGVCQTGDMEDHLRLGRALADGIAATPGRRVLLIASGALSHTFWPLRELRDHESSDPVHIRTPEAREADHERIAWFKEGRHDKVLDTMDEFWKYRPEAKFFHYLMMAGALGEQACVATARQYGEYENSIGTGQVHLWFDRPSDGWTGTAPAAAGPAHTPPGSLPDSRPAAGRTPHSHP, from the coding sequence ATGGGTGAGATCGTCGGGGCGGGGCTGCTCGCCCACGTCCCCACCATCGTGCTTCCCGAGCAGGAACGGCGGAAGCTCAACCAGGGCAAGGAGATCACCCTCGTCACCGGGCTGCGGCAGCTGCGCGAGGACGTCTTCGCCCGCGACGACTACGACACCGTCGTCGTCCTCGACTCGCACTGGGCGACGACCGTCGAGTTCGTCGTCACCGCCCAGCGGCGCCGCGCCGGGCTGTTCACCTCCGAGGAGCTGCCGCGCGGCATGTGCCGGATGCCGTACGACTTTCCCGGAGACCCCGAACTCGCGGAGAACATAGAGAAGTTCGCGGACCAACACGGCACCTGGATCACCGCGATCGAGGACGACTACCTGCCGGTCTACTACGCCACGATCAACCTGTGGAAGTTCCTCGGCGAGGGGCTGCCCGACAAGCGGTGGGTGACCATCGGGGTGTGCCAGACCGGTGACATGGAGGACCATCTGCGGCTCGGCCGCGCGCTGGCCGACGGCATCGCCGCCACCCCCGGCCGCCGTGTCCTGCTCATCGCGTCCGGCGCCCTCTCGCACACCTTCTGGCCGCTGCGCGAACTGCGCGACCACGAGTCCAGCGACCCGGTGCACATCCGCACGCCCGAGGCCCGCGAGGCCGACCACGAGCGCATCGCCTGGTTCAAGGAGGGCCGTCACGACAAGGTCCTCGACACGATGGACGAGTTCTGGAAGTACCGGCCCGAGGCGAAGTTCTTCCACTACCTGATGATGGCCGGCGCCCTCGGCGAGCAGGCCTGCGTCGCGACCGCCCGCCAGTACGGGGAGTACGAGAACTCGATCGGCACCGGCCAGGTGCACCTCTGGTTCGACCGCCCGTCCGACGGCTGGACCGGCACGGCTCCGGCCGCGGCCGGCCCGGCGCACACCCCGCCCGGCAGCCTCCCGGACAGCCGTCCCGCCGCCGGCCGCACCCCGCACAGCCACCCCTAG
- a CDS encoding aldehyde dehydrogenase, which yields MIEHTLTVAGVTVDTRHWIGGERVASAETFTDVSPIDGRAIGEIARGTPAQAAAAVAAAKAAFPAWAATPRATRARILHAVADGVEKRLEDLAIVETTDNGALLRSHRRGVMPRVAHNFRFFADWLLKLDHEDFETRGHTNHVSWDPAGPSVLITPWNAPLMLATWKVAPALAAGNTVVLKPAEWSPLTASLLADIAAEAGLPAGVLNVVQGYGSEIGDALTSHPDVRRISFTGSVPTARRIAASAAAHLTPLSLELGGKSPLLVFADADLDLAVDLAVEQYDNAGQVCLAATRFLVEESVAEEFTRRFVEKAGQLTQGDPREEATDIGPSIHPRQLEKIDGFVRRALDAGARAVIGGHRKDGQYYAPTLLTDVAQDSEIVQEEVFGPVLTLQPFTTEDEAVRLANDTRFGLAATLVTGDRERAERVTARLVAGTVWVNCFFVRDLQAPFGGSRQSGVGREGGSWSFDFYCDLKNTVTAPNGWSQDHG from the coding sequence ATGATCGAGCACACCCTCACGGTGGCCGGGGTCACCGTCGACACACGGCACTGGATCGGCGGCGAACGCGTCGCCTCCGCCGAGACGTTCACCGACGTCTCGCCCATCGACGGCCGCGCGATCGGCGAGATCGCGCGCGGCACCCCGGCTCAGGCCGCCGCCGCCGTGGCCGCCGCCAAGGCCGCCTTTCCCGCCTGGGCGGCCACCCCGCGCGCGACACGCGCCCGGATCCTGCACGCCGTCGCCGACGGCGTGGAGAAGCGGCTCGAGGATCTGGCGATCGTCGAGACCACCGACAACGGGGCCCTGCTGCGCTCGCACCGCCGCGGGGTGATGCCCCGGGTGGCGCACAACTTCCGCTTCTTCGCCGACTGGCTGCTGAAGCTGGACCACGAGGACTTCGAGACCCGGGGCCACACCAACCACGTCTCCTGGGACCCGGCGGGCCCGAGCGTGCTGATCACCCCGTGGAACGCCCCGCTCATGCTCGCCACCTGGAAGGTCGCCCCGGCCCTCGCCGCCGGCAACACCGTGGTCCTCAAGCCCGCCGAGTGGTCCCCGCTGACCGCGTCCCTGCTCGCGGACATCGCCGCCGAGGCCGGGCTGCCGGCCGGGGTGCTGAACGTGGTCCAGGGCTACGGCTCCGAGATCGGCGACGCGCTCACCTCCCACCCGGACGTCCGCCGCATCAGCTTCACCGGCTCGGTCCCGACGGCCCGGCGGATCGCCGCATCGGCCGCCGCCCACCTCACCCCGCTCAGCCTCGAACTCGGCGGCAAGTCACCGCTGCTGGTGTTCGCCGACGCCGACCTCGACCTCGCCGTCGACCTGGCGGTGGAGCAGTACGACAACGCCGGCCAGGTCTGCCTGGCCGCCACCCGGTTCCTGGTCGAGGAGTCGGTCGCCGAGGAGTTCACCCGGCGGTTCGTCGAGAAGGCCGGGCAGCTCACCCAGGGCGACCCCCGCGAGGAGGCCACCGACATCGGGCCGAGCATCCACCCGCGCCAGCTGGAGAAGATCGACGGGTTCGTGCGGCGGGCGCTCGACGCCGGGGCACGCGCGGTCATCGGCGGGCACCGCAAGGACGGTCAGTACTACGCGCCGACGCTGCTCACCGACGTGGCCCAGGACTCGGAGATCGTCCAGGAAGAGGTCTTCGGTCCCGTCCTCACGCTGCAGCCCTTCACCACCGAGGACGAAGCCGTCCGGCTCGCCAACGACACCCGCTTCGGCCTGGCGGCCACCCTCGTCACCGGCGACCGTGAGCGCGCCGAGCGCGTCACGGCACGACTGGTGGCGGGCACGGTCTGGGTCAACTGCTTCTTCGTCCGCGACCTCCAGGCTCCCTTCGGCGGCTCCCGCCAGTCCGGCGTCGGCCGCGAGGGCGGCTCCTGGAGCTTCGACTTCTACTGCGACCTGAAGAACACCGTGACCGCGCCGAACGGATGGAGTCAGGACCATGGGTGA
- a CDS encoding acetoacetate decarboxylase family protein, with protein sequence MSPVRGYFHPKTASGASSLIPSPPWRYSGDLLTVEYRTDPARVRELLPEPLELADEDPGAVALIWADWQSCAASGDELLDPVLSQYKEAFAVVRCRYRGQTYSRCVYIWVDKDFAIARGLHQGYPKKLGSIHQTRPHPYGPAPRIEAGARFGATLAAADRRLAQTVVTLREPSETNGFVNAHPMAHHRWLPSIEKGKGPALDELIETGAASFEAGPAWVGEAELELFEAPTEELARLEIHEPIAAYYRQVGVVWDGGRLLESGTSGAE encoded by the coding sequence ATGTCCCCTGTCCGTGGTTACTTCCACCCCAAGACGGCGAGCGGCGCCTCGTCGCTGATCCCGTCGCCGCCGTGGCGCTACTCCGGCGACCTGCTCACCGTCGAGTACCGGACCGATCCGGCCCGGGTGCGCGAACTGCTGCCCGAGCCGCTGGAGCTCGCCGACGAGGACCCCGGGGCGGTGGCGTTGATCTGGGCCGACTGGCAGTCCTGCGCCGCCTCCGGCGACGAGCTGCTCGACCCGGTGCTCTCCCAGTACAAGGAGGCCTTCGCGGTCGTCCGCTGCCGGTACCGGGGACAGACCTACTCGCGGTGCGTCTACATCTGGGTCGACAAGGACTTCGCCATCGCCCGCGGACTGCACCAGGGCTACCCGAAGAAGCTCGGCTCCATCCACCAGACCCGCCCGCACCCCTACGGGCCGGCCCCGCGCATCGAGGCGGGAGCCCGGTTCGGGGCGACGCTGGCCGCGGCGGACCGGCGGCTGGCCCAGACGGTGGTGACGCTGCGCGAGCCGTCGGAGACGAACGGGTTCGTCAACGCGCACCCCATGGCCCACCACCGCTGGCTGCCCTCGATCGAGAAGGGGAAGGGGCCGGCCCTCGACGAGCTGATCGAGACCGGTGCGGCGTCCTTCGAGGCGGGTCCCGCGTGGGTCGGCGAGGCCGAACTCGAGCTGTTCGAGGCGCCCACGGAGGAACTGGCCCGCCTGGAGATCCACGAACCGATCGCCGCCTACTACCGGCAGGTCGGCGTCGTCTGGGACGGCGGCCGGCTGCTGGAGTCCGGCACCTCGGGCGCCGAGTAA
- a CDS encoding NAD(P)/FAD-dependent oxidoreductase, producing MTGTIVVAGGSMGGLRAAEQLRAAGWTGSVTVVGDEPHMPYNRPPLSKDVLAGKAPFASLAFTPKASAADVEWLLGTKVVAARLDERTVALDDGRALSYDGLVVATGMRPRRLRCPGPLAGRHTVRTLDDAKGLRDELTGPGVRLVVVGAGFIGCEVAATAVRLGVTEVTVVDPLPLPMAGPLGELLGRALLKRHEERGVRFALGTGVAGFRGDERVTGVVLSDGRVLPADVVVESVGSVANVEWLDGNGLDLADGVLTDDRLRVGGRPDVVAVGDVARFPNARYDGVPRRVEHWSIPTDTARHAAKTLVAGLTGADAGPGPFAPLPTFWSDQHDFRLQSFGAPGLGTDDVRVLDGDPEGDVLVGYHTGGRLVGVVALGGPATATAAARYRAQLLKSPALTP from the coding sequence ATGACCGGGACGATTGTCGTCGCGGGCGGCTCGATGGGCGGACTGCGCGCCGCCGAGCAGCTGCGCGCGGCGGGCTGGACCGGGTCCGTCACCGTCGTCGGCGACGAGCCCCACATGCCCTACAACCGGCCTCCGCTGTCCAAGGACGTGCTGGCCGGCAAGGCGCCGTTCGCGTCACTGGCCTTCACCCCGAAGGCGTCCGCGGCCGACGTGGAGTGGCTGCTCGGCACGAAGGTCGTCGCCGCCCGGCTCGACGAACGGACCGTCGCCCTCGACGACGGCCGCGCGCTGTCCTACGACGGGCTGGTCGTCGCCACCGGGATGCGGCCGAGACGGCTGCGCTGCCCCGGACCGCTCGCCGGCCGCCACACCGTCCGCACGCTGGACGACGCGAAGGGCCTGCGCGACGAGCTGACCGGACCCGGGGTCCGGCTGGTCGTCGTCGGCGCGGGATTCATCGGCTGCGAGGTCGCCGCCACCGCCGTCCGTCTCGGCGTGACCGAGGTGACCGTCGTCGACCCGCTGCCCCTGCCCATGGCCGGCCCGCTCGGCGAGCTGCTCGGCCGCGCGCTGCTGAAACGGCACGAGGAGCGCGGGGTGCGCTTCGCGCTGGGCACGGGAGTGGCCGGCTTCCGGGGCGACGAGCGGGTGACCGGCGTCGTCCTGTCAGACGGCCGCGTGCTGCCCGCCGACGTGGTGGTCGAGTCGGTCGGCTCGGTCGCCAACGTGGAATGGCTCGACGGCAACGGCCTCGACCTCGCCGACGGCGTCCTGACCGACGACCGGCTGCGGGTCGGCGGCCGGCCCGACGTGGTCGCCGTCGGCGACGTGGCCCGCTTCCCCAACGCCCGTTACGACGGCGTTCCCCGCCGCGTCGAGCACTGGTCGATCCCCACCGACACCGCCCGGCACGCCGCGAAGACCCTGGTCGCCGGTCTCACCGGCGCCGACGCCGGTCCCGGCCCCTTCGCTCCGCTGCCCACCTTCTGGAGCGACCAGCACGACTTCCGCCTGCAGTCCTTCGGGGCGCCCGGTCTCGGCACGGACGACGTACGCGTCCTGGACGGCGACCCCGAGGGGGACGTCCTGGTCGGCTACCACACCGGCGGCCGGCTGGTCGGCGTCGTCGCCCTCGGCGGTCCGGCCACCGCGACGGCCGCCGCCCGCTACCGCGCCCAGCTGCTGAAGTCGCCCGCCCTCACCCCGTAA
- a CDS encoding ferredoxin, translating to MKVVVDMNKCQDHGQCVFAAPDVFSLDDDGRLAYVPDADEALRDEVEEAADVCPLQAIRIEG from the coding sequence ATGAAGGTCGTCGTCGACATGAACAAGTGCCAGGACCACGGCCAGTGCGTCTTCGCCGCCCCGGACGTCTTCTCGCTGGACGACGACGGACGGCTCGCCTACGTCCCCGACGCCGACGAAGCTCTGCGCGACGAGGTCGAGGAAGCCGCCGACGTCTGCCCCTTGCAGGCCATCCGGATCGAGGGCTGA
- a CDS encoding glutamine synthetase family protein — MSASDSPDIRRHMERLAAEGVDVVRVQYPDLMGTDRARDVLLDHLPSAGEHGLAFCRAVYHTTPQGDVVPVPGGLDAGLPDVCVRPDLSTAVPLPWEPGVAACLGEVTDPATGEPAAESPRDLLRTVLARCAEQGLRPVVGPELEYFLLEPAPGTPTGWRRAPETTGAVYTAGLRADPANHLLRTLRLLRDLGLGVTNGNHEFDGGQIEINLTHSDALDAADRAFRFKAAVKELARKEGRLATFMAKPFGDAGGSGFHLHLSCDDADGRNAFDDPAGAHGLSATARHAVAGILAHAPALAALANPTVNSYKRFGPDTLAPWLIDWGLDNRSAMVRIPPERGSGARLELRLGDAGANPYLLVAGTIAAALLGIRAGEEPAAPLEGYGYDTARSALLPTSLPEALDALEADTALTDVLGKDFTASFLTYKRNEAERFGRHVTDWEFTEYAYHL; from the coding sequence GTGAGCGCATCCGACAGCCCAGACATCCGCCGGCACATGGAGCGGCTCGCCGCCGAGGGCGTCGACGTGGTCCGGGTGCAGTACCCCGACCTGATGGGCACCGACCGCGCCCGCGACGTCCTGCTGGACCACCTGCCCTCGGCCGGCGAGCACGGCCTGGCCTTCTGCCGCGCCGTCTACCACACCACCCCCCAGGGCGACGTGGTCCCCGTGCCCGGCGGCCTCGACGCCGGACTGCCGGACGTCTGCGTACGCCCCGACCTGTCCACCGCCGTCCCGCTGCCCTGGGAACCCGGCGTCGCCGCCTGCCTCGGTGAGGTCACCGACCCGGCGACCGGGGAACCCGCCGCGGAATCCCCGCGCGACCTGCTGCGCACCGTCCTGGCCCGCTGCGCCGAGCAGGGACTGCGACCCGTGGTCGGCCCCGAACTCGAGTACTTCCTCCTCGAACCGGCCCCCGGCACCCCCACCGGCTGGCGCCGCGCCCCGGAGACGACCGGCGCCGTCTACACCGCCGGCCTGCGCGCCGACCCCGCCAACCATCTGCTGCGCACCCTGCGCCTGCTGCGCGACCTCGGCCTGGGCGTCACCAACGGCAACCACGAGTTCGACGGCGGCCAGATCGAGATCAACCTGACCCACTCCGACGCCCTGGACGCCGCCGACCGCGCCTTCCGCTTCAAGGCCGCCGTCAAGGAACTGGCCCGCAAGGAGGGCAGACTGGCCACCTTCATGGCCAAGCCCTTCGGCGACGCGGGAGGCTCCGGCTTCCACCTCCACCTCTCCTGCGACGACGCCGACGGCCGCAACGCCTTCGACGACCCGGCCGGCGCCCACGGCCTCTCGGCCACGGCCCGGCACGCCGTCGCGGGCATCCTCGCCCACGCGCCGGCGCTCGCGGCGCTGGCCAACCCGACCGTGAACTCGTACAAGCGCTTCGGTCCCGACACCCTCGCGCCGTGGCTGATCGACTGGGGCCTCGACAACCGCAGCGCCATGGTCCGCATCCCCCCGGAGCGCGGCAGCGGCGCCCGGCTCGAACTGCGCCTCGGCGACGCCGGCGCCAACCCCTACCTGCTCGTCGCGGGCACGATCGCCGCCGCCCTGCTCGGCATCCGGGCGGGCGAGGAGCCGGCCGCCCCCCTGGAGGGCTACGGGTACGACACCGCCCGCTCCGCCCTGCTGCCCACGAGCCTGCCGGAGGCGCTCGACGCGCTGGAGGCGGACACCGCCCTCACCGACGTCCTCGGCAAGGACTTCACCGCCTCCTTCCTCACCTACAAGCGCAAC